AATGAAGAGACTAAAGAAACATTGTTAGAGATAGGTAGAAATCGTACTCTTCAATTTTTAAAAACTTGGCCGAGATTTAGAATGTAGTAGTTTTTTTAAAAAAATAATAAAAACTGTTGACGTTTCAAAAACTAGATGTTATTATATAAAAGTTGCTGTTACAACATGTAGCTAAGAATAAATAAAAACAAAAAAATGTTTGACATTATTTCAGAAACATGTTATTATATAAAAGTTAACTCTTTTAAAACAGTTAACGAAATGAACCTTGAAAACTGAACAAGCAAAACGTAATCAATATAGTTTTTACTAGCTAACTTCGTTAGTGAACGAAACAAAATTTTGGACATCAAAATTGATGCCAGCAAAACAATTTGAGCTAATCAAATTTCTTTTATGGAGAGTTTGATCCTGGCTCAGGACGAACGCTGGCGGCGTGCCTAATACATGCAAGTCGAGCGAACAGAGAAGGAGCTTGCTCCTTCGACGTTAGCGGCGGACGGGTGAGTAACACGTGGGCAACCTACCTTATAGTTTGGGATAACTCCGGGAAACCGGGGCTAATACCGAATAATCTATTGTTCCTCATGGGACAATACTGAAAGACGGTTTCGGCTGTCGCTATAGGATGGGCCCGCGGCGCATTAGCTAGTTGGTGAGGTAACGGCTCACCAAGGCGACGATGCGTAGCCGACCTGAGAGGGTGATCGGCCACACTGGGACTGAGACACGGCCCAGACTCCTACGGGAGGCAGCAGTAGGGAATCTTCCACAATGGGCGAAAGCCTGATGGAGCAACGCCGCGTGAGTGAAGAAGGATTTCGGTTCGTAAAACTCTGTTGTAAGGGAAGAACAAGTACAGTAGTAACTGGCTGTACCTTGACGGTACCTTATTAGAAAGCCACGGCTAACTACGTGCCAGCAGCCGCGGTAATACGTAGGTGGCAAGCGTTGTCCGGAATTATTGGGCGTAAAGCGCGCGCAGGTGGTTTCTTAAGTCTGATGTGAAAGCCCACGGCTCAACCGTGGAGGGTCATTGGAAACTGGGAGACTTGAGTGCAGAAGAGGATAGTGGAATTCCAAGTGTAGCGGTGAAATGCGTAGAGATTTGGAGGAACACCAGTGGCGAAGGCGACTATCTGGTCTGTAACTGACACTGAGGCGCGAAAGCGTGGGGAGCAAACAGGATTAGATACCCTGGTAGTCCACGCCGTAAACGATGAGTGCTAAGTGTTAGGGGGTTTCCGCCCCTTAGTGCTGCAGCTAACGCATTAAGCACTCCGCCTGGGGAGTACGGTCGCAAGACTGAAACTCAAAGGAATTGACGGGGGCCCGCACAAGCGGTGGAGCATGTGGTTTAATTCGAAGCAACGCGAAGAACCTTACCAGGTCTTGACATCCCGTTGACCACTGTAGAGATATGGTTTTCCCTTCGGGGACAACGGTGACAGGTGGTGCATGGTTGTCGTCAGCTCGTGTCGTGAGATGTTGGGTTAAGTCCCGCAACGAGCGCAACCCTTGATCTTAGTTGCCATCATTTAGTTGGGCACTCTAAGGTGACTGCCGGTGACAAACCGGAGGAAGGTGGGGATGACGTCAAATCATCATGCCCCTTATGACCTGGGCTACACACGTGCTACAATGGACGATACAAACGGTTGCCAACTCGCGAGAGGGAGCTAATCCGATAAAGTCGTTCTCAGTTCGGATTGTAGGCTGCAACTCGCCTACATGAAGCCGGAATCGCTAGTAATCGCGGATCAGCATGCCGCGGTGAATACGTTCCCGGGCCTTGTACACACCGCCCGTCACACCACGAGAGTTTGTAACACCCGAAGTCGGTGAGGTAACCTTTTGGAGCCAGCCGCCGAAGGTGGGATAGATGATTGGGGTGAAGTCGTAACAAGGTAGCCGTATCGGAAGGTGCGGCTGGATCACCTCCTTTCTAAGGATATTTTCGGAATACAAACCTTGGGTTTGTAAGATTACGTTTTGCGTTCAGTTTTGAAGGTTCATCATTACGATGAAATACTTCAAAACTTGTTCTTTGAAAACTGGATAAAACGACATTGAAATTGTAACAAACACATTTATTTTTTAAATTAAGTTTTTAGGCTTAATAACTAATAATAGGGTTTCAAGACACAAGCAGTTCTAGGAAGCGAACGAGTGAATGAAGGAGCGTACTTACGTACGTGACTGATTGAACGAGAGAAGCTGACAACGAAATGCGCAGTGGATTGGAAGCCGATAGGTTAAGTTATTAAGGGCGCACGGCGAATGCCTTGGCACTAGGAGCCGAAGAAGGACGGCACTAACACCGATATGCTTCGGGGAGCTGTAAGTGAGCTTTGATCCGGAGATTTCCGAATGGGGGAACCCACTACGTTTAATCGCGTAGTATCTTGACGTGAATACATAGCGTCTTGAAGGCAGACCCAGGGAACTGAAACATCTAAGTACCTGGAGGAAGAGAAAGAAAAATCGATTCCCTGAGTAGCGGCGAGCGAAACGGGAAGAGCCCAAACCAAGAGGCTTGCCTCTTGGGGTTGTAGGACACTCTATACGGAGTTACAAAGGAATGAGTTAGATGAAGCGACTTGGAAAGGTCCGCCAGAGCAGGTAAAAGCCCTGTAGTCGAAAGTTTATTCCCTCCAGAGTGGATCCTGAGTACGGCGGAACACGTGAAATTCCGTCGGAATCCGGGAGGACCATCTCCCAAGGCTAAATACTACCTAGTGACCGATAGTGAACCAGTACCGTGAGGGAAAGGTGAAAAGCACCCCGGGAGGGGAGTGAAAGAGATCCTGAAACCGTGTGCCTACAAGTAGTTAGAGCCCGTTAATGGGTGATAGCGTGCCTTTTGTAGAATGAACCGGCGAGTTACGATTACGTGCGAGGTTAAGCTTTAGAAGGCGGAGCCGCAGCGAAAGCGAGTCTGAATAGGGCGAATTAGTACGTGGTCGTAGACCCGAAACCAGGTGATCTACCCATGTCCAGGGTGAAGGTGAGGTAACACTTACTGGAGGCCCGAACCCACGCACGTTGAAAAGTGCGGGGATGAGGTGTGGGTAGCGGAGAAATTCCAATCGAACTTGGAGATAGCTGGTTCTCTCCGAAATAGCTTTAGGGCTAGCCTCGTGATGAGAATACTGGAGGTAGAGCACTGTTTGGACTAGGGGGCCATCCCGGTTTACCGAATTCAGACAAACTCCGAATGCCAGATATTTATACACGGGAGTCAGACTGCGAGTGATAAGATCCGTAGTCAAAAGGGAAACAGCCCAGACCACCAGCTAAGGTCCCAAAGTAATCGTTAAGTGGAAAAGGATGTGGCGTTGCACAGACAACCAGGATGTTGGCTTAGAAGCAGCCATCATTTAAAGAGTGCGTAATAGCTCACTGGTCGAGTGACGCTGCGCCGAAAATGTATCGGGGCTAAACGATTCACCGAAGCTGTGGATTGACATCTACGATGTCAGTGGTAGGAGAGCGTTCTAAGTGCGTTGAAGTCAGACCGGAAGGACTGGTGGAGCGCTTAGAAGTGAGAATGCCGGTATGAGTAGCGAAAGACGGGTGAGAATCCCGTCCACCGTATGACTAAGGTTTCCTGAGGAAGGCTCGTCCGCTCAGGGTTAGTCGGGACCTAAGCCGAGGCCGATAGGCGTAGGCGATGGACAACAGGTTGATATTCCTGTACCACCTCCTCACCGTTTGAGAAATGGGGGGACGCAGTAGGATAGGGTAAGCGCGCCGTTGGTTGTGCGCGTCCAAGCAGTAAGGCGTGTGTGTAGGCAAATCCGCACACTGTAACGTTGAGCTGTGATGGCGAGTCCGTATGGACGAAGTTCCTGATTTCACACTGCCAAGAAAAGCCTCTATCGAGGTGAGAGGTGCCCGTACCGCAAACCGACACAGGTAGTCGAGGAGAGAATCCTAAGGTGTGCGAGAGAACTCTCGTTAAGGAACTCGGCAAAATGACCCCGTAACTTCGGGAGAAGGGGTGCTCTTGAGCGTGCAAGCGCATGAGAGCCGCAGTGAATAGGCCCAGGCGACTGTTTAGCAAAAACACAGGTCTCTGCAAAACCGTAAGGTGACGTATAGGGGCTGACGCCTGCCCGGTGCTGGAAGGTTAAGAGGAGTGGTTAGCGCAAGCGAAGCTGCGAATTGAAGCCCCAGTAAACGGCGGCCGTAACTATAACGGTCCTAAGGTAGCGAAATTCCTTGTCGGGTAAGTTCCGACCCGCACGAAAGGCGTAACGATCTGGGCACTGTCTCAACGAGAGACTCGGTGAAATTATAGTACCTGTGAAGATGCAGGTTACCCGCGACAGGACGGAAAGACCCCGTGGAGCTTTACTGTAGCCTGATATTGAATTTTGGTACAACTTGTACAGGATAGGTAGGAGCCAGAGATCTCGGAGCGCCAGCTTCGAAGGAGGCGTCGGTGGGATACTACCCTGGTTGTATTGAAATTCTAACCCATGCCCCTTAGCGGGGCAGGAGACAGTGTCAGGCGGACAGTTTGACTGGGGCGGTCGCCTCCTAAAAGGTAACGGAGGCGCCCAAAGGTTCCCTCAGAATGGTTGGAAATCATTCGTAGAGTGTAAAGGCACAAGGGAGCTTGACTGCGAGACCTACAAGTCGAGCAGGGTCGAAAGACGGGCTTAGTGATCCGGTGGTTCCGCATGGAAGGGCCATCGCTCAACGGATAAAAGCTACCCCGGGGATAACAGGCTTATCTCCCCCAAGAGTCCACATCGACGGGGAGGTTTGGCACCTCGATGTCGGCTCATCGCATCCTGGGGCTGTAGTCGGTCCCAAGGGTTGGGCTGTTCGCCCATTAAAGCGGTACGCGAGCTGGGTTCAGAACGTCGTGAGACAGTTCGGTCCCTATCCGTCGTGGGCGTAGGAAATTTGAGAGGAGCTGTCCTTAGTACGAGAGGACCGGGATGGACACACCGCTGGTGTACCAGTTGTCTTGCCAAAGGCATCGCTGGGTAGCTATGTGTGGACGGGATAAGTGCTGAAAGCATCTAAGCATGAAGCCCCCCTCAAGATGAGATTTCCCATTACGCAAGTAAGTAAGATCCCTCAAAGACGATGAGGTAGATAGGTTCGAGGTGGAAGTGTGGTGACACATGGAGCTGACGAATACTAATCGATCGAGGACTTAACCAAAAAGTTTGAAACATTCAATGAACCGTTTATCCAGTTTTGAAAGAACAACCTTTCTAAAAAGAGAGCTTCAAGACACAGTAATACGCCGTGTATTGGAGGTCGAATATAGTCTAGTGATGATGGCAAAGAGGTCACACCCGTTCCCATACCGAACACGGAAGTTAAGCTCTTTAGCGCCGATGGTAGTTGGGGGCTTCCCCCTGTGAGAGTAGGACGTCGCTAGGCACACAAAGCAGTCAGCAAATTGCTGGCTGTTTTTTGTCTATTTTTAGCTTTAAAAAACGATTTCAATAAAATTGTAAGCGTTCTTATGAGCCCTTTTGTGCTATTATTTTTGCATATTGTGTGAGAAACTAAGTGAAAATTAATATGCTAACTATTAATTATCTGATTAATAATTTGGGGGTTTAATTTTTTCTAGGTAGCTGATTATTTAGGAGAAAAATATTTTAAAAAAGAGATATTTCTGCATTAAATATAGAAAATTGGTTTTAAAAATGAATAATTAGGTATAAGTTTGGACAAACTAAAAAATCTGAATTGTCTTTCTTTTATAAGTTTCTTGACAGTAGCATGACACGTTGTTAATCTTACAATTAATATTCTTTTAACTATAGGAGGAAGTTACGAAAATGTGGGAATCTAAATTTGCCAAAGAAGGTTTAACTTTTGATGATGTATTATTAGTACCAGCTCATTCAGAAGTACTACCGAAAGATGTTGATTTATCAGTTCAACTTACACCAAAGATTAAATTAAATATTCCAATGGTCAGTGCAGGTATGGATACAGTTACAGAATCTAAGATGGCTATTGCTATGGCACGTCAAGGTGGTATCGGTATTATCCATAAAAATATGGGCATAGATGAGCAAGCGGAACAAGTTGAAAAAGTAAAACGTTCTGAAAATGGTGTTATTACAAACCCATTCTTCTTAACTCCGACTCACCAAGTTTTTGATGCTGAACATTTAATGGGTAAATACCGAATTTCAGGTGTACCAATTGTGGATAGTATGGAAAACCAAAAGCTAGTAGGAATTATTACAAATCGTGATTTACGTTTTATTTCTGACTACTCTTTAAAAATTGAAGATGTAATGACAAAAGAAGATTTGATTACGGCTCCTGTTGGAACGACTTTAGAGGATGCAGAAAAGATTCTTCAACAATATAAAATCGAAAAACTTCCTATTGTAGATGAAGAAGGTAAGTTAACTGGTTTAATTACAATTAAGGATATCGAAAAAGTAATTGAGTTCCCGAATGCTGCAAAAGATGTACATGGTCGTTTATTAGTAGGAGCAGCTGTAGGAGTATCTAAAGATACAATGATTCGCATTGAGAAGCTTGTTGAAGCACAGGTTGATATCGTAGTAATCGATACAGCCCACGGTCACTCAGAGGGTGTACTACAAACAATCCGTTCTATCCGTGAAGCTTACCCAGAATTAGAAATTATTGCTGGTAACGTGGCAACTGGTGAGGGAGCACGTGCATTGTTTGAAGCTGGTGCAGATGTAGTGAAGGTTGGTATTGGACCAGGATCAATTTGTACAACTCGAGTTGTTGCAGGTGTAGGTGTACCTCAAATTACTGCCATCTATGATTGTGCTACAGTAGCGCGTGAATTAGGTAAAACAATTATTGCTGATGGTGGTATTAAATACTCTGGAGACATCGTAAAAGCTCTTGCTGCAGGCGGTAATATCGTAATGCTTGGCTCACTTCTTGCAGGTACTTCTGAATCTCCAGGAGATACTGAAATTTTCCAAGGTCGTCGCTTCAAAGTTTACCGTGGTATGGGTTCTATTGGCGCAATGGAAAAAGGTTCAAAAGATCGTTATTTCCAAG
This DNA window, taken from Lysinibacillus sp. FSL M8-0337, encodes the following:
- the guaB gene encoding IMP dehydrogenase codes for the protein MWESKFAKEGLTFDDVLLVPAHSEVLPKDVDLSVQLTPKIKLNIPMVSAGMDTVTESKMAIAMARQGGIGIIHKNMGIDEQAEQVEKVKRSENGVITNPFFLTPTHQVFDAEHLMGKYRISGVPIVDSMENQKLVGIITNRDLRFISDYSLKIEDVMTKEDLITAPVGTTLEDAEKILQQYKIEKLPIVDEEGKLTGLITIKDIEKVIEFPNAAKDVHGRLLVGAAVGVSKDTMIRIEKLVEAQVDIVVIDTAHGHSEGVLQTIRSIREAYPELEIIAGNVATGEGARALFEAGADVVKVGIGPGSICTTRVVAGVGVPQITAIYDCATVARELGKTIIADGGIKYSGDIVKALAAGGNIVMLGSLLAGTSESPGDTEIFQGRRFKVYRGMGSIGAMEKGSKDRYFQEDAKKLVPEGIEGRLPYKGPLADTVYQLIGGIRAGMGYCGAPNLEYLRDNAQFVRMTGAGLRESHPHDVQITKESPNYSM